agcaacaATATATACGAACTCATTTGTCAATGTTTCGGGTGTTGTATCAGGTTAAACCGAGCATGTTCAGAGAAGCATAGAGAAAGACATGAttcatggatggacttgctcctgCAAATTGTTTCAAATTCCAGCCCTCTTAATTCATAACAGAACCATGCATCACTACAGTGAAAGGTACAGTAGATAAGAACATGGCCTACATAAAACTAAGGACAGAGCTTCATCATAGGGAAAGACATGACCATATATGGATTGACTTGCTCCTGCAACATGTATCAAGTTCCAATTCCAACCAATGATTCCAACCCTGTTAAATTGCCTCTCTCCAACCAAACCCAGATTTCATACCAAACTCGTGCATGATTGCAGCTAAGCTAAGCTTCCACCACTACCATGGAATTGTAAGCAAGCACAAGCCTAGTAATTAAGCCCAAAGAATCAGGAGCGGAGCTTGTTGGCGTGGCGGCGCACGTTAGCCCTGAGCCGGTCGAGCGCCCGGGCGAACTCCGGCAGCTCGGCCTCCCCGAGCGCCTCCACGTCGGCCTCCCACCAGTACCGCCTCCCCGTCTGGGCCTTGACCACCGTGTCCCCGATGGTATTCATCCGCTTGATCTCCGACGCCACCTGCTCCGCGGTCGCCTCCCTGGCCCGGTACAACTCCTCCAGCGCCTCACGGTCGTCGACGTCAGCGGCAGGAACGAGGGCGCCGGCGTCGTTGCCGTCGTCGAAGCGACGCAGGACGGCCTCCATGGAGGGGCTGCCGAGGGCGAAGGCGTTGCCCGCCTCGGAGAAGACGACGACGGCCACGCGGGCGCCGCAGAGGAGGGCGAGCTCGGAGCACTTCTTGAAGAGGCCGGCGCGGCGCTTGGAGAAGGTGACCTGCCGGCTGTTCTTGTCCGGCCTGAGGCTCATCTCGATGCGGTGCCGCCCCGTGCTCGTCGTGCCGCGCGGCCGCACCATCGCCGCGGTCGATCCAGCAGCGAGGGAGCGGAAGAAACTCggcggtgtcggcggcggcggcgttcccTCCTCTGTTGTTGTGTCTTGATTTGGTCTGCCTCAACACGACGCGCTGTGGCACTATATATAAAGGAGGAAAAGGTTCCGGCTAGGGCTCGGGGTGAGCGTCAAGGCATGGTCGAAGTCGGATTGGACGCCGCGGCGGTCGGGTGCATACGCGTCAAGGATCTTTGATGGAGAAGGCGGCGGTCGGGTGTCGGGTGGAAGAGTTATACGCGTCATTATAACGCTCACATGGGCTTTGGCCCAAGAATAATGCGTCGCTCCGGTGCGGTCGCTCGCTCGCTCCGATCCATTTGCTCCCTCGTTCAGCATTTCCTACATGGCACCTCAAGCGCCCGTCATAGTATATTTTGCTAGTAACAAAACCGTTCCAAAATCGAGGCCGGCGGCTCCTGGTTGATTCTACACTGCAGTCACCAGCCGGCCACCAGCACGTAATGTTATTGCTTAGTCGTACATCTTTTCACTCTTTTATTCTTtccttttcctttctccttttttctctttttttggaacTGTTTGTTCAACTttgtattttattttgcttttgctaAATTAGTGAACCTTTTTTAATTTCATAAACTTTTTAGAAGttaatgaattttttttgaaacctgTGAAGTATTTTTCAAAGTCGATTATCTTTTTGAAAATCGGTGACCTTTTTCTAAAATCGATAAACTTTttctcaaattgatgaactttttctaaaaattgatgaactttttccaaaactggtgaactgttttcaaaattgatgaactttttttaaaaatgaATGAACCTTTTCTGACATTTGTGAACTTTCCTTCAAAAGCGATGAATTTCTTCTAAAAGGAATAAATGAACTGTTTTTCCAATTCGTGAGCTTTATTTGAACCTGTGCACATATTTTTTATGTTACCACATTTTGAAATAATAAAAAAACTATTCCAGTTTTTTCTTTATGGACCAAAAGATTTTTCAGGGAACCGCATGAAAAATGCAATCTTAAGAGAAGCAAGTCGTACCAGCGAGCGAATCGGATGTCCATGCGAGCAAGTGACGGTCACCGCTAGTGATGGCCAGGCCCATGCACGTGTGCCCTTGTGCGTTGCAACCACAAACTGGCGCTTAAGGCTGCCATTAGGAGCACCCTGCTCGCTCCTTGTGTCCGATTGTTTTTTTtcatcttagagcatctacagacACGGACAACAAATCCCCTCAAACGCGCACATTCCGGACACATTTACAACTAAGATTAAATACACTTCTCGTCATCGTCACATATGTCCATGATCTTCGTGCCCAGCTCCGGTTACATGTACAGCAGTTGCAACTCCGGTTGCTCTTCGTCGGCCTCCGCCTCCAGTCCGGCACCGGCTACTCCCCaaacacctcctcctcttcctcctcttactCCTCCTCTGGCCTCGACGAGTCGTGAGGTAGACCGGCTATGATGCGGGCGGCGCGCCTCGCCCGAATCTCCTCCAGCATTTTAAATCGGCGTTCCGGCGCTAGCATGGCATAAGTGGTTTCTACTGCTGGGCCATGGCGGAGCCGGACAAAGAGGGAGGAATGAGATGAAatgggagagaggtggatgggATCGGGTTGGCGGCACGAAGAGGGAGGAAATGGATGTTGGCTAGGGTTGTGGATGCCGTCCGGCTTAAATAGCCGGACTTTGGCACTCAGGCGGCTAGTCAGAGCGGCGCCACGCGAGGTTCACGCTCCACGGGAGGAGATGCCGGTCGGACCGTCGGGTTTTCAGGTATTTTTCCGATGGCACCGCTATAGTATATTTTGCTAACAAAACCGTTCCAAAATCGAACCGGCGACTCCCAGATCgatcgtactccctccgtttctttttactccgcgtataagttttggtcaaagtcaaactacacaaagtttgaccaagtttatattaaaaaatatgaacatctacaatacttaaactatataatatgaaaatacatttcatggtgcatctgaaaatgttgatttcatattataaatgttgatattttttaatataaaattagtcaagctatgcaaagcttgactttgaccaaaccttatatgcagactaaaaagaaactgaGGGAGTACTGCCTCCATCTAGGATTATAGGTCCGGCTAGCCAGTGTTGGTTGTACGGGATTAAAAGGCCGGCTTGCTTCGTTAGCGCTGCTGGTTCACGAGACGATtggctaagggcatgtacaatgcatagcctcaaggtgatgcctcgcatgccatgtaggatcggatatgacgtaaagtaggttcaGATAGGGAAGCAGGATCCTCTtcaggaggcgggtgcttgaagagaaaaagcTGAAAAGCTGAAAAGATTGgagtgaaaagtagagatgcatgtgtactagagtctttattttttatttcttaatgAGGCCCACTAGTGATAGCTTGCATTGGAGAGAAAAAAATTAATGTAGGTGCTTCAAATTACTTTTTGTCACggggcatatgtatccatatgccacaATTATACATGCCCTAAGGCGCTGCATGCAGGCAGAGGATTAAAAGTACTGCGCTGCATGTAGACTATTCATTGGGTGCATGCATGTAGAGGAGATGCCAGATGCAACTTTTTGTAAGGTGTTTGGATCCAAggaactatttttagtctgactaaaaatagtcttttttagaggctaaagtttcaagcacccctgactaaagagaggttaggactagtcttgaggctaaaaatttttagtcatagaaaacctactaaaatatgtattaaccCTTTCTCTCTTCATTTAATGCCTcttctttaacacatgcgagttctggattggagggtttgaaggataataaatgctcaataacttgattttagtctttttagtatttggatccaagcatggatgaggctaacaagttttaatcccactacttttagtcatgggactaaaatgtaTCCAAACATCCTCTGAATGATGAGGCAAGTGCCTGGGTACAGCTGCGGTGGCTGTCCGGTCTTGTAATCCCAGAAGAAGGTAGTACACTGCAGTCACCAGCCGGCCACCAGCACGTAATGTTAGTACTTACATCTTTTCACCCTTTTATTCTTTCCTTTTCCTttctcattttttctcttttttagaacggttttgtttgattttttattttattttgattttgcTAATTGAGTGAACCTTTTTAAATTTTGTAAACTTTTTAAAAATCAATGACTTTTTTTATATCTGTGAACTAATTTTCAAAGCCGATTATTTTTTTGAAAATCGGTGACCTTTTTTTAAAATCAAATAACTTTTtctcaaaaccgatgaacttttgaCAAAATCGATGGACTTTTTCTAAAAATAGATgaattttttcaaaatcgatgagcgaactgttttttcaaaattgatgattctTTTAAAATTGAATGAACCTTTTCTGACATTTATAAACTTTCCTTGAAAATCGATGAATTTCTTCTAAAAGGAATTGATGAACTGTTTTTCTAATTCGTGAGCTTTTTTTGAACCTGTGCAcatatttttagtttaccaaattTTGAAATACTAAAAAAACTATTCCGCTTTTTTCTTCCTGGACCAAAAGATTTTTCCAGGGAACCACCTGAAAAAATGCGATTCTAAGAGGAGAGAGTCGTACGAGCGAGCGAATCGTACGTCCATGCAAGCAAGGGACGGTCACCGCGAGTGATGGCCAGGCCCATGCAGGTGTGCCCCTGTGCGCTGTAACCACAAACTGGCGCTTAACGCTCCCAATAGGAGCTCCCCGCTCGCTCCTTGTGTCTGTTTGTTTTTttatctaagagcatctacaggcACAGACAACAAATCTAGCCCCTCAAACGCGCACATCCCGGACATATTTACGTACTACGTATATCAACTAAGATTAACTACACTACTCGTCATCGTCGCAGATGTCCATGATCTTCGTGCCCAGCTCCGGGTACATGTGCGACAGCTGCAACTCTGAATCCTCTTCGTCGGCCTCCGCCTCTAGTCCGGCACCGGCTGCTGCcccccttcttctcctcctcctcctactcctaCTCTGGTCCCGACGAGTCCGAAGGCAGACCGGCTATGATGTGGGCGGCGCGCCTCGCCCGAATCTCCTCAAACATTTTAAAGCGGCGTTCCGGCGCTAGCATAGCATAAGTGGTATTCTTCTGCTGGGCCATGGCGGAGTCGGACGATGAGGGAAGAGTGAGACGAAAATGGAGAGAGGTGGATGGGCTCGGGCTGGCGGCACGAAGAGGGAGGAAGTGGATGTGGCTAGTGCTGGGGGGTGCCGTCCGGCTTAAATAGTCGGACTTTGGCACTCAGGCGGTGACTCGAAGCATGGGCTCGGGCTGGCGGCACGAAGAGGGAGGAAGTGGATGTGGCTAGTGCTGGGGATGTCGTCCGGCTTAAATAGTCGGACTTTGGCACTCAGGCGGTGACTCGAAGCGGCGCCACGCGGAGTTCACACTCCATGGGAGGAGACGCCCGTCGGGTCGCCGTGTTTCCTTGTGGGACACCAATGTGAGTCTGACATGGTGGATGTGCCTGGGCCGCCCCATATTTGCCCCGGAtttgggctgaatatgagaggtgcCGGACAGCCGGGGAGTTTGAGGCGACCATATGGATCGCATCTTTTTGACTGGTCACTGACCAAGTCGTCCGCCCAGGAGTTTGAGGGTTGTTTACGGTGCCCAGGTGTAGATGCTCTAAGCAGAAACCATTAGAAAGCAATAGCCCCTGCTGGGGGAAAACGGTTACCGATCATTGAAATATTTTAAaatttcataaattcaaaaaatgttcatggatttaaaaattattcacgaattcaaaaaaagttcacataTTTTCTAAAAATGTTCACAAGTTTAAAATACTTTCAGAAATTTTAAAAAAGCTCacgaattaaaaaatgttcatggtttccAAAAATTCTCACGAATtacaaaatattcatgaattttaaaatattcacgaaattgattttttttttcatGTATTTGGAAATTATTCacgaatataaaaaatattgatgaACTTATAAACTGTTTTATCGATTTTAAAAATGTCTCCTGTTATTTCAAAATTAGGAGTTTTTAATATATTAATTAATTTTAAAAAatgggaaaagaaaagaaagataaaaataaacaaaaaaatggAGAAGGAAAAAGCATGTTGGGTCGGCCACAGCGAAGTTAGTTTGATGTTGTAGACTTGCAGGTGCTAAGCTTAAGTTAGGCCCGCGTTACGCGTCAATTGGTTGGTCTTTAGCAAAGACCAGCCGGGTCTTGAGCTGCCAATGCATGTGATGCCCACCGTGCGATCGTCCATCTCCTTGTCCATCCCTCGTTGCAACATGAATCATCTTCCAAATGTCATTGCAACATGGTCCATGTTCAAACCTTGTTGCAACACGACCTATGTTGCAAAAGCACCTATCGCGAGCCCCACTTTGCAAGCACCTTTGGTGAGCTCCCCTTGCAGCAGGACCCTGTTGCAAGCACCTTGGATGATCCCCCCTTCAGCACGACCCCTGTTGCAAGCACCTCCGGGGAGTCCTCTTTGTAGCACGACCCCGTTGCAAAGCCCCTCCGGCGATTTGTGTACATAATATTATGAATAGATGATGTTCAGTCTTACTACCACTACTTACCTGAATATGCTAGTTCTGGCTGAGCTTAAACCCAAGCAAAATAAATTAATCAAGAGAAAAATGTTCTCCTTTTGTTGATTGGCGTACATAATAAAAGTATGAATGGCAGCTCCCGCAAAAGAAAGTAACCACGATAAGAGAATAAGCGGCCCCAATGGCAAAGTCTGTCAAGCATTTCCTGCAGAATCTGCATAAATTTTACAAGTTCCTGTGCAACCATGTTTAAGCCGATCTTGATACGAACAAGTTCACGCTTTCAAGCACACGAACAGGATTTTTTACACCTTCATTTCATAACATAAGATGCATGATTACATAGAGTAGCTTCCACCGCAAATGAAGCCCCAAACGCGCTACTATCTCTAACTAAGAACTTGGACTGATAACATCATAGTACTTGGCATACGGAGTAGTACTACTTTTGCGGCCAATGCCATGGCATGTAGCCTAAGCCAAGGAGAGCGCCTGCAAGCCCGAACCTGCCCGAGCCACCGCGCCATCGGGCTGGAAGAAGCGCACGTACCTCCCATGGTCGCGGAAGACTGCGGGCCAGTCCCAGACCGCGAGGACGTCCACCGGAACGACGCTGGTGGAGCCGTCGGCGTAGCGGATCCGGACCTCACGGGGGACCTCGCGGGGTTGGCCGACGCAGAGCACGGCGTGCACGGTGGAGAGGTCCCGCGCCGCGAAGCAGGCCGGGTCGACCTCGACGACCCACCCGAAGGTGCGGCAGTTGTCGTCGATCCCCTTCTGCGTGCGCTGCTCGGTCGGGTAGTCGCGCAGGGCGACGTGGGCGAGGAGGTCGTTGACGTCGCGGACGAGGTGATCGGATATGTTGTGCTCGAGGTAGTCGTCGAGGATGGCCGTCCCACACGCGCGCACCAGCTCCACCGTGCCGCTGCCGTCCCGTGACGCGAACGGCTGCTGGCGCATGGCGGCCTCCCGGTCGGCGGGCGAGCGGAAGCGCAGGCCCATGGTCCCgcgggcggagccgaggaggctgaAGCGGCCCAGCAGGTCCGGGGCCGTGGCGTTGATGGCGTCGTGGATGGATGTCGCCGTGTCCCCGCCCCCGCCGATGGAGGCCGTCGTGGGCCGTCGGACGTAGGCGTGGGCGAAGCACATCGGGTGGAGCGCCTGCACGGAGGCGGGGCTAGGGGGTGCTCGAGCGCCGGCCACGCGGCGgaccgcggtggcggcggcggggacctcCGCGGGCTTGTACACGTCGTGGTACTCCGGGCGGTCGGAGAGGACGCCGGCGGCGGTGACGCGGTGGGCGCGCGCGAGTGGCATCTTGAGAGCTTGAAGGGCAAAGCGGCGTTAGGCGGTGGAGAGAGGCAGACTGCTGATCACAGACGGGATGTTGGCAGGGCTGGCAATGGCGACGAGGGGAGGAGCTGTGCCTTTTATAGAGTGGTGACCGGCGAGGAGCTTCTGCGGTACATGGACGGTGAGGGGGAGGGAGGGTGCGCATTGAACAGTGGAGTGAAGAGTGAAGCGCAGCCATCTTTGACTTGGAGCGCAGCTCTATTCTCCTCCTGCCTAGCCTTCGTAGAGGTAGAGGTGAGCAGAGCAGAGCAGGGGATACTGGAGTCGTGCGCGTCAAGGAAAACATGCGTGCTACCGGAGAGAAGAGATGTGCTGCATGGGAAGATCGAAGCATGCCCGGGCGCAATAAACTCAACAGCTGCATTTTGCTACTCCAAAAAAATTTCTGCATTTTTCTACTAGTTTGTTCTGGTTTGGTATTTTTTTTTCACGGTTCTGGTTTGGAGTATATACATACGTTTATTAGGCGTAGCTGTCCTGCTTGTTTTCCAAGTCTATAATCTGTAATTATGACCCGTGGATGAAACTATATCTATACGGGGAAATACGCTGGGGATGCAAGTGCGGGGGCAGCGCGGCGGACCAAAAATGCTAGACACACGAAATGACCACTAACAAATTTTACAGACTNNNNNNNNNNNNNNNNNNNNNNNNNNNNNNNNNNNNNNNNNNNNNNNNNNNNNNNNNNNNNNNNNNNNNNNNNNNNNNNNNNNNNNNNNNNNNNNNNNNNNNNNNNNNNNNNNNNNNNNNNNNNNNNNNNNNNNNNNNNNNNNNNNNNNNNNNNNNNNNNNNNNNNNNNNNNNNNNNNNNNNNNNNNNNNNNNNNNNNNNNNNNNNNNNNNNNNNNNNNNNNNNNNNNNNNNNNNNNNNNNNNNNNNNNNNNNNNNNNNNNNNNNNNNNNNNNNNNNNNNNNNNNNNNNNNNNNNNNNNNNNNNNNNNNNNNNNNNNNNNNNNNNNNNNNNNNNNNNNNNNNNNNNNNNNNNNNNNNNNNNNNNNNNNNNNNNNNNNNNNNNNNNNNNNNNNNNNNNNNNNNNNNNNTATTCTTCCGTCGATGTAGCAAAGCCGGCGGCCGACCAGGTGCGTCAGTTCGCGCCGTGATTCACTTGTGTGTACTGGAAAACATGGAAAATCATTGATAATTGATATACGATATGAATGCACCGGAATACGGTCAATTATACATGTCGGTTTTGTACATAGACGTGGCTGTTGCACTATTTCCTCTTTGACTATGGGTGGACCTTATATATGTGCCTGCGTAGTTGTCCCGCTTGTTTTTCAAGTGTATAATCTATAGTTAGGATCAATGGATGAAATTAGTGTCATATATGGGCATCCCATGATGTGAATACAATTATCTTGCAATAAATattcttctacatggtatcagccttCTCTTGATCCCTAGCCACGCCGCACCTACCCTAACCACGGCCGACAAGGTGGTCGGGTATGTTGTGGGCGAGGTAGTCGTCGAGGATGGCCGTCCCTCATGCACGCACGAGCTCAACCGTTTCGCTGCCGTCCGGCGAGGCGAACGGCTGCCGGCGCATGGAGTAGCAGTACAACATAGCAGGGAGTAGCAGGCACCGATCGAGATGCATTGTCGTGCGCGTCAAGCAAATTGACCTATGAACTTGCTCAAAAAGGTCTACTGGTCTACTGGAATAGTACCATGCACTGCAGGCGCAGGCAAGTTCCAGCTGCATGCAAGTTCATCGATCAGTGTGAACTCAAACGGAAGTCCCTTCCTGAGAGAGCTCCTGCCGTGCCACGCCATGGACAAGACCACACATAATGTACGTTGACGAAAGGTGCCTGGCTCGGGCTGCATGTGAAGATCGATGACCGGGCGCAATAACCTCAATAGCTGCATTCAGATCCATACAACAGGTTGAAAAACGTACACTCGCGGTACACCAACTTGGTCAGCGAGCGACGCACGATGCACTTAGAAATTTGCACAACCCCCTTGAATGAAATAGTTTGTGTCGTATGAGGGTATCTCCAATGCGGACCCTTAAAGTGTCCGTAAACGTCTGAACCGAGTTGTCTCTCCAGACACACTTTATCATTCAACGTGGCACCCCATCGGTCCGCGGGCACATTCGGTTGTTCGAAATCCCTCAAACCGGACGCAAATCAGGGGAGACTTGGGGACGTCTGGAACGCCTCCACGTACTCCGACATCCGGGTCCTACTGAAAATCATCTCCTATGTCCGTACCCTCTCCCACGCAACCGCACCTCTGCTCCCCGCACTGCATTCATGCCGGCACAGAGCGGACGCAACTTGTCACTTGAACCGGCATTAAAGGAGGGCACAACACCATGAATTCCCGAGGCACTTCAAAACTATGAAAAGATAGAATGGTCAGGACAAAGTTGAAAAAGAATTTGAAACCCACTCTTGAAGAAGACAACTGACTGATAGAATCCATGCTTATGTCAAAGTCGGAAAACGACTTgagaaaatcttgaaatgaaaggcCTGAAGAATACGAGATCTGAACATTGCAGATTATCTCTTAGAAAAAGATTTgaggagttaggtaagatccttcgAAAAACCTGTGGGTTATGTGCCCACTCAAAGGAAATCCATAGAAATGATTGCTTGGAAAGAGAAGTTCTACTCTCATCACTCACGGTACACGAATTTGCTCCGTAACAACATGTAGGATGCCTTGCTCGAGCGAGAGACATTGGTTGCACTTACAATTTCACGGACGGTGTGACTCGATCTCAGAGCTCAGTCAAATGATATAACAATAAGAAAGAATATAAGAAAAGGTAAAAAGGAAATTTTACACAAATCTTCACGCAAGATCTCACGAATATAACATCAACTTAGACATAATCAAGTCTTAGTCGAGTGAGATTTAGTAACACTGTTTGGAGAAACCCCTTTGAATGAAAAACCCCACTGAATGAAAAAGTCGTTGACGTATCAGGAATCTCCGACACGGACCTTCAAACTGCCCGCAAACGTTTGGACCGAACTATCAGGACACACTTTTACCATCCAACACGACACCTCATCGGTCCGACGATGCATCCGAAAATCCACAAACCGGACGCAAATCAAGGAGAGCTATGCGGACATCCGGACCGCCACCACTTACGCGCCTGACATCCCTATCCTACCAAACCATCTTCCGCACCCGCACCCTCTCCTGCGCAACCGAATAAGTGAAAGAAAAATAGCCCAGAGTTAAAGATTGATATGTTAAGGGTCTGAGGAGAATTCCGGTGTGAGAGTGAATAAACCATCATTTGCTTAATTTGCTTAGGGCATTTTCAATGCAGAGGTGCTTGTTTGGGCACTATTAAAAACGATTAATTAAGAAGCACCGGTGGAAGAGTCTGCCTTTCTAACGGAGGAGCGCCAGGTTGAGTGCTTAGCTGATTTTTTTAGTGTAGATCTAGCGCCCGACTCCCGTCAAAACAGATGCATGTGAAAAGAGGCTGAAGCGCCCGACATCAGGAGAGGCATTGACGCCAAAGGAATTCCGGGGATCGACCATGAATTGAGTGAAACGGCTGGGAAAGAGACCCTGGCGCCTGGGCTAAGCGCCCGCGTTGTAGATGCCATTAGGCACAACCAATCCTTTGACTAGTACATACTACAGAGTAGTTTTGCCGAATTGAGAAAAATGGGCCCCCAATCCTGTGGGGGGGCCGTGTGTGCTCATGCCGCACATGTGCAGGATACGGGCCTGGAGAGGAGGGTCTGCATAAGAAGGTGGATGGGGAGgtgatggaggaggcggcggcgatggccgAGCTCTTGACGACGGAGGACATGACATTGCCTCTAGGAAATATGTTTTCATACCCTAACAAAAAATGCTAGACATATGGGGCTTTATGGGAATTCAACGGGCTCCTTTCAAACTTAATGAACATCCCCCTTGAATTTCATGGGGGTGGGCTCCGTCCCCAACTAACATCCAATCAAACACTGCCACATTAAGTTATTCCATAACAACCCTGCAAACCCTGTAGCATTGTTCTTCCCCAACCGCAGGAAGGACCATGCACTCAGATTGGTCTCGTACTTCAAAGCATTAATTGTACACTATCTCGAAGTCAACAACTCAGAAAGAACACTGTTCATGccaaaagaccccccccccctctccgtgCATCACTGTAACACACCAATTTTCATTTTTTGGATTTTCCCTAGGTTCTTTTGATAATCTTCCTTCCGCTTTAACTTGATTTAATTTGGCTTACCTTATTTTGGACATGAAGTCAAATTAGGCATCTCTTCTCCTACCCAAGACACTTAACACACTTCTTTTCCAAAGTCCACAACCATgggattatttatttttattaaaaGGAATAAACTATTTTTCCCTTTGTTAAGGAGCTCCCCTTTCTTATTATTGGAAAATTTGAAGAATATTCTTGTGCACGACATGGTCATAGTTCAATATTTTGTTTAGAAAATACGATGTTAAACTTTCTACAAGATGTAGGGATAAAAATGTTTCTTCTATGATTGAGAATGTGCACCTCCGTTATGAAAAGCAAGATGAGTAAGATTTGAGGACCTAGATCTAGAAGAAGTAAACTCCATAGGATGCGGAGAAGAAAAAACTTGAAAAACTTCATTTAATAAATGCCCACCTTAAAGGCATTGAAGTAAGTGCTTGTGGGAGGCACCCAAGAATTATCGTTTATTGCTATGCTAATGTAGTCTTTTTAATGTTTTCCTTTTGATAAAGTGTCAAAAATTTCCTTTAGCATTGCTAGTTTAAAAAGGATTTGCGTGTTGTTCCGAAGCTCCAATTTTATTGTTATTGCGAAAGAAACCACCTGTATTTGAGCATGATCAAATCATGAAAAATTCGCAGAACAGAAaataatatttatattatttttaattGTTTTGTATATTTTTTTTGAGCTATGGAGGTTCTATTAATGACAACATGTTTTGACACATTCATGTGCAGCTTGTCTTATACCCATATGTTTTCATACTTTTTTTGGGTTTCTCCTTGATCAAGATAGCATATGCTTATTTCATTTACTGTGGGTAATGATATACAATGTTGACATGATTATATACATAAGCAGAGCTCTTAGGATTATTTATGTACTAAACGAACTCATGGTCCCGTTTAAAGGCTTCTTTGGTTCAAAGGAAAAGCGGAGGAAATCCTAGAAATAATCTTTGGCACTATTCTCGCCTTCAGTTCAAAGGAATGGTGCTAATGAAAAATAGAGGAATTTTCCTTTGATCTTAGTTTCAAAGGAAAAAAAAGTAAGAATTCTAACATCCACTTGAATCTCTTTTTCAAATTCCTATACACGAAGAATGAGACCAAGATGCTTAGTGGCataataacattctaactatacgaTTTCATGCGGTTGACATTGGTTTGACTATTTTGACTATGTTTAGTAGGAATCTTATATTTTTCCAATCTATGTGAACTAAACACCCAAGTTCATCAATTCTCTATTTTGTGCATGCATtcctatcatgttcatgtgttttcCCTATTCTCGAGTTAGAATCCTCCAAACCAAAGGCcctaagttttttttttttgatgaaatttttttcTATCTAGGGGAACCATTGATATCAAGAGTAAA
Above is a window of Triticum dicoccoides isolate Atlit2015 ecotype Zavitan chromosome 5B, WEW_v2.0, whole genome shotgun sequence DNA encoding:
- the LOC119306536 gene encoding agamous-like MADS-box protein AGL61, whose translation is MVRPRGTTSTGRHRIEMSLRPDKNSRQVTFSKRRAGLFKKCSELALLCGARVAVVVFSEAGNAFALGSPSMEAVLRRFDDGNDAGALVPAADVDDREALEELYRAREATAEQVASEIKRMNTIGDTVVKAQTGRRYWWEADVEALGEAELPEFARALDRLRANVRRHANKLRS